In a genomic window of Epinephelus lanceolatus isolate andai-2023 chromosome 3, ASM4190304v1, whole genome shotgun sequence:
- the lgals2b gene encoding lectin, galactoside-binding, soluble, 2b has translation MKVKDMTIKEGHEFKIRIKPKDDCESFAINIGHDSENIAMHFNPRFDCGGDVNTIVFNSLSGGCWGDEHRENNFPFLRGEECKFYINFNSEQFYIKLPDGCMVNFPNRLGDVKYKYFDVSGDARIVGIKIK, from the exons ATG AAAGTCAAGGATATGACAATCAAGGAGGGGCATGAGTTCAAGATCCGCATCAAGCCCAAGGACGACTGCGAATC CTTTGCCATCAACATCGGTCATGACTCCGAAAACATCGCAATGCACTTCAACCCCCGTTTCGACTGCGGCGGTGATGTCAACACCATCGTCTTCAATTCCTTGTCCGGGGGGTGCTGGGGTGACGAGCACCGTGAGAATAACTTTCCCTTCCTGCGTGGGGAGGAATGCAAG TTTTACATCAACTTCAACAGTGAGCAGTTTTACATCAAGCTTCCTGATGGCTGCATGGTGAACTTCCCCAACCGCCTGGGAGACGTCAAGTACAAGTACTTTGATGTCAGCGGTGACGCAAGGATCGTCGGCATCAAGATCAAGTAA